The Gemmatimonadota bacterium genome has a window encoding:
- a CDS encoding penicillin-binding protein activator LpoB: MKPMNPLLTAAVAVALCMILPGCGGKTVTRLDQDTVTDLSGRWNDTDSRIVAEEMIRDCLSRPWIRQHVLTEGRIPVIVVGAVRNKTMEHIPVDTFIKSIEREFINSGDVKVVADAGERADIRTEREEMRGNVTAETLKRFGRETGADFVLTGAIQQIVDEEGRRKVSFYQTDLELIHVESNEKKWIGTKRIKKDIDRARFSG, encoded by the coding sequence ATGAAACCGATGAACCCTCTTCTCACGGCTGCCGTGGCAGTCGCCCTCTGCATGATTCTCCCGGGTTGCGGCGGCAAGACCGTCACTCGCCTCGATCAGGACACGGTGACGGACCTCTCCGGCCGGTGGAACGACACGGACTCCCGGATCGTGGCGGAGGAGATGATTCGCGACTGCCTCTCCCGGCCGTGGATTCGCCAGCATGTCCTGACCGAGGGCAGGATCCCCGTGATTGTCGTTGGGGCGGTGCGCAACAAGACGATGGAGCACATCCCCGTGGACACCTTCATCAAGAGTATCGAGCGGGAGTTCATCAACTCAGGAGATGTGAAGGTGGTGGCGGACGCCGGAGAGCGTGCGGACATCCGTACGGAACGCGAAGAGATGCGGGGGAATGTCACGGCAGAGACCCTCAAGCGATTCGGCCGCGAGACCGGCGCCGACTTCGTGCTGACCGGCGCCATCCAGCAGATCGTCGACGAAGAAGGCCGCCGGAAGGTCTCCTTCTATCAGACGGACCTTGAGTTGATCCATGTGGAATCCAACGAGAAGAAGTGGATCGGGACGAAGCGGATCAAGAAGGACATCGACCGGGCCCGTTTCTCGGGATAG
- a CDS encoding DUF2723 domain-containing protein, which produces MGEAVSAADSARSWRRIALHLSWILPGAIYGMTAARDVALVDSGELVLAASGPGVAHAPGFPVWVMLGWIASRIPGSEIVHVNFLSALAGTVTVHLVYRLARHWLTARDGRMPGPAASEFAPLSGAMLAAFAFPIWGFAGFAEVYTVTSALLVGALLATSHWREAPSDGRLLTAGVLWGLAASCHHITAGLALPAMIWLVASRRGRDMNRWRNVGVAAVAATAVGLFCYGSILVIGRTDPWMNWGGVKDLERLFWHVTGKQYRVNLLTFRPEGLLLEAKRLSWLALVAWTPPGIVLAVRGWRRIAKTRPPEAIALALLAGLGLVFAFCYEIAEDKEAYYATATWAIGLAFAAGLLELMARKDVRSRRFGIALAVVVPLAVAGMTVRAADRHADGRARAFVEDVAGAAGPDGILLTQEWQFYSPWLALHHLEGFRPDLRVVDVNLVRRSWYLDYLRREMPEVMECAAVEEAAFREQLDLFERDRPYDPATIQASFLAFLNALVRAGEDTGGDAFVMAPVEEGVAADRYWMPQGLVYRLFRDMDDPPPLREVPIREERRWIYDRWDLAGAKVHAAYRDALVAAAKWEASRGEQDSARRLRDRAEAMARVRMPVPAEGL; this is translated from the coding sequence ATGGGCGAAGCAGTGAGCGCGGCCGACAGTGCGCGGTCGTGGCGGCGAATCGCGCTGCATCTGTCGTGGATTCTGCCCGGCGCGATCTACGGGATGACGGCTGCGCGCGATGTCGCGCTGGTGGACTCGGGCGAACTGGTGCTGGCGGCTTCCGGCCCGGGTGTGGCGCACGCGCCCGGCTTTCCGGTCTGGGTCATGCTCGGGTGGATCGCGTCCCGGATTCCGGGCAGCGAGATCGTCCATGTCAACTTCCTGTCGGCTCTGGCAGGCACGGTGACGGTTCATCTCGTATACCGTCTCGCACGGCACTGGCTCACCGCCCGGGATGGCCGCATGCCCGGGCCCGCCGCGTCGGAGTTCGCGCCGCTCTCCGGGGCCATGCTGGCGGCGTTCGCCTTCCCGATCTGGGGGTTCGCCGGGTTCGCGGAGGTCTATACGGTGACCTCGGCGCTTCTTGTCGGGGCGCTGCTCGCCACTTCCCACTGGCGTGAGGCGCCGTCCGACGGGCGTCTTCTGACGGCGGGCGTACTCTGGGGACTCGCGGCGTCCTGCCACCACATCACGGCCGGACTGGCCCTTCCCGCCATGATCTGGCTGGTGGCTTCCCGGCGCGGTCGCGACATGAACCGCTGGCGGAATGTCGGTGTCGCGGCGGTTGCGGCCACGGCGGTCGGACTTTTCTGCTACGGGTCGATCCTCGTCATCGGTCGCACCGATCCGTGGATGAACTGGGGTGGCGTGAAAGACCTGGAGCGCCTCTTCTGGCATGTGACAGGGAAGCAGTACCGCGTCAACCTGCTCACCTTCCGCCCGGAGGGGTTGCTGCTGGAAGCGAAGCGGCTGTCGTGGCTGGCGCTTGTCGCATGGACGCCGCCGGGGATCGTGCTGGCGGTCCGCGGCTGGCGACGGATTGCGAAGACGCGCCCTCCCGAAGCGATCGCACTGGCTCTGCTTGCGGGGCTGGGGCTGGTCTTCGCGTTCTGCTACGAGATCGCGGAGGACAAGGAGGCGTACTACGCCACGGCGACCTGGGCGATCGGCCTTGCGTTCGCGGCGGGTCTTCTGGAACTGATGGCGCGGAAGGATGTGCGCTCCCGGCGTTTCGGGATTGCGCTGGCCGTGGTGGTGCCGCTTGCGGTCGCCGGGATGACGGTGAGGGCGGCTGATCGCCATGCGGATGGCCGGGCGCGCGCCTTCGTGGAGGATGTCGCCGGGGCGGCAGGCCCGGACGGGATCCTCCTGACACAGGAGTGGCAGTTCTATTCGCCGTGGCTGGCGCTTCACCATCTGGAGGGGTTTCGGCCCGACTTGCGCGTGGTCGATGTCAACCTCGTGCGGCGTTCGTGGTATCTGGACTACCTTCGCCGCGAGATGCCGGAAGTCATGGAGTGCGCGGCCGTCGAGGAGGCGGCCTTTCGAGAGCAACTGGACCTCTTCGAGCGGGACCGCCCGTACGACCCCGCGACGATTCAAGCGTCCTTTCTGGCATTCCTGAATGCGCTGGTCCGGGCGGGGGAGGACACCGGGGGGGACGCATTCGTGATGGCCCCGGTGGAGGAGGGGGTGGCGGCCGATCGCTACTGGATGCCGCAAGGGTTGGTGTATCGGCTCTTCCGCGACATGGACGACCCGCCGCCACTCCGTGAGGTGCCCATTCGCGAAGAGCGACGCTGGATCTACGACCGGTGGGATCTTGCCGGAGCGAAGGTCCATGCGGCATATCGCGATGCCCTGGTGGCGGCGGCAAAATGGGAGGCAAGTCGCGGCGAACAGGATTCCGCGAGGCGTCTGCGCGATCGTGCGGAGGCCATGGCCCGGGTTCGGATGCCGGTTCCGGCGGAAGGGCTGTAG
- the pepF gene encoding oligoendopeptidase F, with the protein MEPARTIASVFSASSSPSAPAVTPDRSGVNESLRWRLSDIFADEAAWGAEMDRLPDEAERLSECRGTLGDGPGPLCEVLSRKAELESAIDTAYVWAHLLRDEDTRATGPQGMADRVARLAVRVAEAGAFVEPEILALPDEQLQTYLGAEELSPWRHYLENLVRLREHMLSSREEELLASAGELSRVPNSAFGMLNDADLRFDAVPDSEGEEHEVTPARYPVLMENPDRVLREGAWNSLMRGYEAHRNTLAALLGGAVKRDVFYSRARGYSSCLAAALHSSNIPEGVFHTLLDSVAGRAGAMHRYVAQRKRLLGVDELHPHDMFVPLGDAPSWEVRWEDAGSILREGLAPLGEEYGATMAHGISGGGWVDVLPTRGKRSGAYSWGAWATHPFVLMNYQGTLDHLFTLAHEMGHAVHHHYTSESQPYAYSHTPIFLAEVASTTNEVLLMEHLLATTEEPDRRFALLNQYLDQLRGTVFHQVIYARFEHEVHCMAEEGRPLTHETLGGAFGNAYRDMMGPELAFGERAAAAWSRIPHFYTGYYVYQYATGFSAAVALSRRILSGGPSERQAYLDFLAAGDSDYPIETLRRAGVDLAGPEAVTDTLDLFETLLDRLDEHVERHGVPGRN; encoded by the coding sequence GTGGAGCCAGCCCGAACAATCGCATCCGTTTTCTCCGCGTCGTCGTCGCCCTCCGCGCCGGCCGTGACGCCCGACCGAAGCGGCGTGAACGAGTCGCTCCGGTGGCGCCTGTCGGACATATTCGCGGACGAGGCGGCCTGGGGGGCGGAGATGGACCGCCTGCCTGACGAGGCCGAACGACTGAGCGAATGTCGGGGAACGCTCGGCGATGGTCCGGGGCCGCTTTGCGAAGTCCTCTCCCGGAAGGCGGAGCTGGAGTCGGCGATCGACACGGCGTATGTCTGGGCGCACCTCCTTCGCGATGAGGACACCCGCGCCACGGGGCCGCAGGGGATGGCCGACCGGGTGGCGCGTCTGGCGGTTCGCGTGGCGGAGGCGGGTGCCTTCGTGGAACCGGAGATTCTCGCGCTGCCGGATGAACAGCTGCAGACCTATCTCGGCGCGGAGGAACTTTCCCCATGGCGTCACTACCTGGAGAACCTCGTGCGGCTTCGGGAGCACATGCTCTCCTCCCGCGAAGAAGAGTTGCTGGCGTCCGCCGGCGAACTCTCGCGCGTGCCGAACTCCGCATTCGGGATGCTGAACGACGCCGATCTCCGGTTCGACGCCGTCCCGGACTCCGAGGGAGAGGAGCACGAGGTCACTCCCGCGCGGTACCCCGTCCTCATGGAAAACCCGGACCGCGTTCTTCGTGAGGGTGCGTGGAACAGCCTGATGCGTGGGTACGAGGCGCACAGGAACACCCTGGCCGCCCTTCTCGGGGGGGCGGTCAAGCGCGATGTCTTCTACTCGCGCGCCCGGGGGTATTCGTCGTGTCTCGCGGCGGCGCTGCATTCGTCGAACATCCCGGAAGGTGTTTTTCACACGCTTCTCGACTCTGTGGCCGGCCGCGCGGGTGCCATGCATCGATATGTCGCGCAGCGGAAGCGGCTGCTGGGCGTCGACGAGCTTCATCCACACGACATGTTTGTGCCGCTGGGAGATGCGCCGTCGTGGGAAGTTCGCTGGGAGGATGCGGGGAGCATTCTCCGCGAAGGGTTGGCTCCGCTCGGAGAGGAGTACGGGGCGACCATGGCCCACGGCATCTCCGGGGGCGGCTGGGTGGATGTACTCCCGACGCGCGGGAAGCGGTCCGGTGCCTATTCGTGGGGCGCATGGGCCACCCACCCATTCGTCCTCATGAACTATCAGGGCACGCTGGACCACCTCTTTACGCTGGCGCACGAGATGGGGCATGCCGTGCATCATCACTACACATCCGAGTCGCAGCCGTATGCGTATTCGCACACGCCCATCTTTCTTGCGGAGGTCGCGTCCACCACCAACGAAGTTCTCCTGATGGAGCACCTCCTTGCAACCACGGAAGAACCGGACCGGCGTTTTGCTCTTCTCAACCAGTATCTGGATCAGTTGCGCGGGACGGTCTTCCATCAGGTGATCTACGCGCGCTTCGAACACGAGGTTCACTGCATGGCGGAAGAGGGGCGCCCGCTGACTCATGAGACGCTCGGTGGCGCGTTCGGGAATGCTTACCGCGACATGATGGGTCCTGAACTTGCCTTTGGGGAGCGTGCGGCGGCCGCCTGGTCGCGGATTCCGCACTTCTACACCGGGTACTATGTCTACCAGTACGCCACGGGCTTCTCGGCGGCCGTGGCCCTGTCGCGAAGGATTCTCTCCGGAGGGCCTTCCGAGCGACAGGCGTACCTGGACTTTCTTGCGGCCGGAGATTCGGACTATCCCATCGAGACCCTGCGCCGCGCAGGGGTGGACCTGGCAGGGCCGGAAGCGGTTACGGATACGCTGGACCTCTTTGAAACGCTTCTCGACCGACTGGACGAGCATGTGGAACGGCACGGCGTGCCGGGCAGAAACTAG
- a CDS encoding S8 family serine peptidase, producing MSGHGRNVTAAVAGLLFSLSMMPVGSARAEPVTRVAELLALAERTRAEWEARQTPLYHQLLAGDSPAQAALNADPDVELMFVLHGRPVFHEAHNLDAARTLSTVDVWPGGSAGLALTGSTTPFGGLGIWDGGGVRTTHDELTGRVTQIDSPSGLSSHATHVAGTLIGTGLDPDAQGMSWEGVLSAHDWSYDEPEMATAAAAGMNVSNHSYGYATGWRSSGGNWYWYGDPAIDPVEDWSFGFYSSSSVLWDEIAFDAPYYLICKSAGNDRNDDGPGAGGTHYVWSGGSWVTSNDTRDPDGGADGYDCLPTKGTAKNILTVGAVDDIPGGYTVPPDVSMTSFSGWGPTDDGRIKPDLVANGNSLYSCLSSGDSAYGTKTGTSMSSPNAAGSANLLVRHYADTHAALLPTAAAIKALLIHSADEAGADPGPDYAHGWGLMNTRSAADLITEDASSGGESRIVHASLADGAEDLYSFTLAAAADFRATIVWTDPPGTPVANALDPPDAMLVNDLDLALETTSGALLASPWILDPADPAAPASTGDNTVDNVEQVFAPGLSAGDYALRVSHKSSLDGGLQDYALVSSAPLVAGGAQTGAAERVAADGVAAATPNPFARETVIRFTRKAGVEARITLYDIAGREVRTLRADAGEAGAHAIRWDGRNARGRTLPAGLYFAKIRAGHRNTTVKLTLLGRD from the coding sequence ATGTCGGGTCATGGTCGCAATGTCACCGCCGCCGTCGCCGGGTTGCTCTTCTCGCTCTCGATGATGCCCGTGGGTTCGGCCCGGGCCGAACCGGTGACGCGGGTTGCGGAACTCCTCGCGCTTGCCGAGCGCACGCGGGCCGAATGGGAAGCGCGCCAGACGCCCCTCTACCACCAACTCCTCGCGGGAGACAGCCCGGCGCAGGCGGCGCTCAATGCGGACCCCGATGTGGAACTGATGTTTGTGCTCCATGGAAGACCTGTCTTTCATGAAGCCCACAACCTCGACGCCGCCCGAACCCTCTCCACCGTGGACGTATGGCCGGGCGGCTCGGCAGGGCTGGCCCTCACCGGTTCCACGACCCCTTTCGGGGGACTCGGTATCTGGGACGGCGGAGGCGTCCGGACCACACACGATGAACTCACCGGCCGGGTCACGCAGATCGACTCGCCATCCGGCCTCTCTTCGCACGCGACCCATGTCGCCGGGACGCTGATCGGCACCGGGCTCGATCCCGACGCACAGGGAATGTCCTGGGAAGGCGTCCTGTCCGCACACGACTGGTCCTACGACGAGCCGGAGATGGCGACGGCCGCCGCGGCGGGCATGAATGTCTCGAATCACTCGTACGGATACGCCACCGGTTGGAGGTCCAGCGGCGGAAACTGGTACTGGTACGGGGATCCGGCGATCGATCCTGTGGAGGACTGGTCGTTCGGGTTCTATTCGTCTTCCTCCGTTCTTTGGGATGAGATCGCCTTCGATGCGCCTTACTACCTCATCTGCAAGTCCGCCGGGAATGACCGGAACGACGACGGACCGGGGGCAGGCGGCACGCACTATGTCTGGAGCGGAGGGAGCTGGGTCACCAGCAACGACACGCGGGATCCCGACGGCGGCGCGGACGGCTATGACTGCCTCCCGACGAAGGGCACCGCCAAGAACATCCTCACCGTGGGGGCGGTTGACGACATTCCGGGCGGGTACACCGTGCCGCCCGATGTCTCGATGACTTCGTTCTCCGGGTGGGGTCCGACCGACGACGGGCGCATCAAGCCGGACCTTGTGGCCAACGGGAACAGCCTCTACTCCTGTCTCTCCTCGGGCGACAGCGCTTACGGCACGAAGACCGGCACCTCGATGAGTTCTCCCAATGCGGCGGGTTCCGCCAACCTGCTCGTGCGGCATTATGCGGATACGCATGCAGCACTCCTCCCCACAGCGGCGGCGATCAAGGCGCTCCTGATCCACTCGGCCGACGAAGCGGGAGCCGATCCCGGTCCCGACTACGCCCACGGATGGGGGCTCATGAATACGCGCAGCGCCGCGGACCTGATCACCGAAGATGCCTCGTCCGGCGGCGAGAGCAGAATCGTCCACGCGTCGCTTGCCGACGGCGCGGAAGACCTCTACTCGTTCACGCTCGCGGCGGCTGCCGACTTCCGCGCCACGATCGTCTGGACGGATCCTCCCGGGACACCCGTGGCCAACGCGCTGGACCCGCCGGACGCAATGCTCGTGAACGACCTGGACCTGGCGTTGGAGACGACTTCCGGAGCGCTGCTGGCCAGCCCGTGGATTCTGGATCCCGCGGACCCCGCCGCGCCAGCCTCCACCGGGGACAACACCGTCGACAATGTGGAACAGGTCTTTGCGCCCGGACTTTCCGCCGGAGACTACGCACTGCGCGTTTCCCACAAGAGTTCGCTCGATGGCGGACTCCAGGACTACGCCCTCGTCTCATCCGCCCCGCTGGTCGCGGGCGGCGCGCAGACCGGCGCGGCAGAGCGTGTCGCGGCGGACGGAGTCGCGGCGGCCACCCCGAATCCCTTCGCGCGGGAGACCGTGATTCGCTTCACGCGCAAGGCCGGAGTCGAAGCGCGCATCACGTTGTACGACATCGCCGGGCGCGAGGTGCGAACGCTTCGCGCGGATGCGGGAGAGGCGGGCGCGCACGCCATCCGCTGGGACGGCCGGAACGCGCGGGGACGAACCCTTCCCGCAGGCCTCTACTTCGCGAAGATCCGCGCCGGCCACCGGAACACCACGGTGAAACTGACGCTCCTCGGCCGGGACTAG
- a CDS encoding FlgD immunoglobulin-like domain containing protein — MRRTTIGPVLVAGTALSLFLGVRSAPLAPPKAPNEHFHLERAWPHADIPPGAHARALEQARAMPVAVPGDANRGTPVVWAETGPDNVGGRVTAVVVDTTGAAGRAWIGAADGGILRTTDTGTTWEPLLDDFGGLSIGALAQDPTAPGTLLAGTGEANASGDSYDGIGMLRTTDGGDSWAVTGLADSKRIARIAYDQTDAARIHVAVSGALYSKGGDRGMYRSTDGGASWHQTLFVSDSTSAIDVAIDPTDGNILYAAFWERMRAPDARNVAGPTSGIHKSTDGGDSWTLLAGGLPSPGPSVGRIGLSIAPSNPSTVYAIYADTPGYFAGVYKTTDAGGSWVRIDDGVSLNNLYSSFGWYFGNVRVLPANENRVYALGVGLYRSTDGGITWSEITGSQHVDMHDLVFADFDGNGQVDLVSGNDGGIYVGPRSGSFWTKKYDLPISQFYAVTLDPSLPHRVYGGTQDNGTQRTLTGNTDDWDHILGGDGFTCVVNPTNSAEIFAEYQWGYLYRSTDTGASFSWAGNGIDYNDRMNWHTPFVMDPSNPNSLYYGSHRVYRTLDSGNNWTPVSPDLTGGPGSGNLTFGTLTTLDVLGIVGGPSTVYTGSDDGNVHVTTDSGNSWTNISAGLPVRYVTAVAMDPASPAIAYVTHSGYREDVFLPHVHRTADYGATWTDITGNLPEAPVNDILPDPDFPTRLFVATDVGVYWTPDLGGVWLKVGTGLPLSVVTDIDLHPASRTLLAGTHGRSAFRADISTLADGTVTTEELTPAANAVIRLSPPSPNPSRGAVSFSFSVPDANAWARLSLVDVAGRLVRVLHDGPVPGGSVNAQWDGTTETGTPVSPGVYFAQLMSAGELRTRKAVRIR, encoded by the coding sequence ATGCGTCGAACCACGATCGGCCCCGTCCTAGTCGCGGGTACCGCGCTCTCGCTCTTTCTTGGCGTTCGCTCCGCACCGCTCGCTCCTCCGAAGGCGCCCAACGAGCACTTCCACCTCGAACGCGCCTGGCCGCACGCGGACATCCCGCCCGGCGCTCATGCCCGCGCACTGGAGCAGGCGCGCGCCATGCCGGTGGCGGTCCCCGGGGATGCGAACCGGGGAACCCCCGTCGTATGGGCGGAGACGGGTCCGGACAATGTGGGCGGGCGAGTCACGGCGGTCGTCGTCGACACGACGGGGGCGGCGGGGCGTGCGTGGATCGGAGCCGCCGACGGGGGCATCCTTCGCACGACAGATACCGGCACGACCTGGGAACCGCTACTGGACGACTTCGGCGGATTGTCGATCGGGGCGCTCGCACAAGATCCGACCGCGCCCGGCACGCTCCTTGCGGGAACCGGCGAGGCCAACGCAAGCGGCGACTCCTACGACGGGATCGGGATGCTCCGCACCACCGACGGTGGAGACTCGTGGGCCGTCACCGGGCTTGCGGACTCAAAGCGCATCGCGCGGATTGCCTACGACCAGACCGACGCCGCACGAATCCATGTGGCCGTTTCCGGTGCTCTCTATTCCAAAGGCGGTGATCGCGGAATGTACCGGTCGACCGACGGCGGCGCATCGTGGCACCAGACGCTCTTCGTCAGCGATTCCACCTCCGCCATCGATGTCGCCATCGACCCCACGGATGGCAACATACTCTACGCCGCGTTCTGGGAACGGATGCGCGCACCGGACGCGCGCAATGTCGCCGGCCCCACGAGCGGCATTCACAAGTCCACCGACGGCGGAGATTCGTGGACGCTTCTTGCGGGAGGGCTCCCGTCACCCGGCCCGAGCGTGGGGCGGATCGGACTCTCGATCGCACCCTCGAACCCGAGCACGGTGTACGCGATCTATGCGGACACCCCCGGCTACTTCGCGGGAGTCTACAAAACGACCGATGCGGGAGGGTCGTGGGTTCGCATCGACGACGGGGTCTCCCTCAACAACCTGTATTCGAGCTTCGGCTGGTACTTCGGCAATGTCCGCGTCCTGCCCGCCAACGAGAACCGCGTGTACGCCCTGGGGGTCGGACTCTACCGCTCGACCGACGGGGGTATCACCTGGAGCGAGATCACCGGCTCCCAGCATGTGGACATGCACGACCTGGTGTTCGCCGACTTCGACGGGAACGGACAGGTCGATCTCGTCTCCGGAAACGATGGCGGCATCTATGTCGGGCCGCGGTCCGGGAGTTTCTGGACGAAGAAGTACGACCTCCCCATCTCCCAGTTCTACGCGGTGACGCTGGATCCGTCGCTGCCTCATCGTGTGTACGGGGGCACTCAGGACAACGGAACGCAGCGCACGCTGACCGGCAACACGGACGACTGGGATCACATCCTCGGAGGGGACGGCTTCACCTGCGTTGTGAATCCGACGAACTCCGCGGAGATCTTCGCCGAGTATCAGTGGGGATACCTTTACCGCTCGACAGACACCGGCGCCAGCTTCTCCTGGGCGGGCAACGGGATCGACTACAACGACCGCATGAACTGGCACACGCCCTTCGTGATGGACCCGTCCAACCCCAACTCGCTCTACTATGGATCGCATCGCGTCTACCGCACGCTGGACAGCGGGAACAACTGGACGCCAGTCTCCCCGGACCTGACCGGCGGTCCGGGGAGCGGCAATCTGACCTTCGGCACGCTGACGACACTGGATGTCCTCGGAATCGTCGGTGGGCCGAGTACTGTCTACACCGGATCCGACGACGGGAATGTCCATGTGACGACCGACAGCGGGAACAGCTGGACGAACATCAGCGCGGGACTTCCCGTGCGATATGTCACCGCGGTCGCCATGGATCCCGCCAGTCCCGCCATCGCGTATGTCACGCATTCGGGTTACCGCGAAGATGTGTTCCTTCCGCATGTTCATCGCACGGCGGATTACGGCGCCACCTGGACCGACATCACCGGCAACCTCCCCGAAGCGCCCGTGAACGACATCCTCCCGGACCCCGACTTCCCGACGCGGCTTTTCGTGGCCACGGATGTCGGCGTGTACTGGACGCCGGACCTCGGCGGCGTCTGGCTCAAGGTCGGGACGGGGCTGCCGCTTTCGGTGGTGACGGATATCGACCTGCACCCCGCGTCCCGTACGCTTCTGGCCGGAACGCACGGGCGGTCGGCCTTTCGTGCGGACATCTCCACCCTGGCCGACGGGACCGTGACCACTGAGGAACTCACGCCTGCCGCCAATGCGGTGATCCGACTCTCGCCGCCGAGTCCGAACCCGTCTCGGGGCGCGGTTTCGTTCTCGTTCTCCGTACCCGACGCGAACGCGTGGGCCCGTCTTTCGCTGGTCGATGTGGCCGGGCGGCTCGTTCGCGTTCTGCACGACGGTCCGGTGCCGGGGGGCAGCGTGAACGCCCAATGGGACGGGACGACGGAGACGGGAACTCCGGTGTCTCCGGGAGTCTACTTCGCGCAGCTCATGTCCGCCGGGGAACTGAGAACCCGCAAGGCCGTTCGCATTCGATAA